One Mycolicibacterium crocinum DNA window includes the following coding sequences:
- a CDS encoding DUF4189 domain-containing protein, producing the protein MTTTHPSRANWRGHTAAILLAATATVAGMVGAPAPAHAANQYIALALGYINENPPVTMAGGSAISGSQDQAAQGALTNCANNGGGHCVTMVIGTNECAAAASNNYGEEVGAKGATIAAASSNAKALLQNQTGAEVIVSGCANGSTPPPPNDPPPPPPAPKQGPTVSFDTVVGGLVAHITDRSGVSSQCTYATDNYNRSFALPANAKYDLRIVPAVPRFRNWTVTITCDNGTKTTATTFF; encoded by the coding sequence ATGACAACCACCCACCCGAGCCGTGCAAATTGGCGCGGCCACACCGCCGCGATCCTGCTGGCCGCAACCGCGACCGTCGCCGGAATGGTCGGCGCACCCGCGCCGGCGCACGCAGCCAACCAATACATCGCCCTGGCTCTCGGCTACATCAATGAGAATCCGCCCGTCACGATGGCCGGCGGCTCGGCAATCAGCGGCAGCCAGGACCAGGCCGCCCAGGGAGCACTGACGAACTGCGCCAACAACGGTGGCGGTCACTGCGTGACCATGGTCATCGGCACGAACGAGTGCGCTGCAGCCGCGTCGAACAACTACGGCGAAGAGGTCGGGGCCAAGGGCGCGACGATTGCCGCCGCATCGAGCAACGCCAAAGCCCTACTGCAGAACCAGACCGGAGCAGAGGTCATCGTGTCGGGTTGTGCGAACGGCTCCACCCCGCCGCCGCCGAACGATCCGCCGCCACCGCCGCCCGCGCCGAAGCAGGGGCCGACGGTCTCGTTCGACACTGTCGTCGGTGGCCTCGTGGCTCACATCACCGACCGCAGTGGCGTGTCCTCGCAGTGCACGTATGCGACCGACAACTACAACCGCAGCTTCGCCCTGCCGGCCAACGCCAAGTACGACCTGCGGATCGTCCCCGCTGTTCCGCGATTCCGGAACTGGACCGTCACGATCACATGTGACAACGGCACGAAGACGACGGCGACGACGTTCTTCTGA
- the htpG gene encoding molecular chaperone HtpG: MTEQVEQLEFQAEARQLLDLMIHSVYSNKDSFLRELISNASDALDKLRLEAFRNKDLDVDTSDLHIEIDIDKAARTLTIRDNGIGMTRDEVVGLIGTLAKSGTAELRQQLREAQNAAASEELIGQFGIGFYSSFMVADKVTLLTRKAGESSATRWESSGEGTYTVAAVDDAPQGTSVTLHLKPEDAEDELHDYTAEWKIRALVKQYSDFIGWPIRMQVERRSPATEDGGDEVVTVETETVNSMKALWARPKDEVSQEEYTEFYKHIAHAWDDPLEVIPMKAEGTFEYQALLFIPSHAPFDLFNQDARIGVQLYVRRVFIMADCEELLPPYLRFVKGVVDAADMSLNVSREILQQDRQIKAIRRRLTKRVLSTIKEMQSERPADYRTFWGQFGRVLKEGLLSDADNKDTLLAVSSFASTNSDEETTTLAEYVERMKEGQEQIFYATGESRQQLLSSPHLEAFKAKGYEVLLLTDPVDEVWVDMVPEFDGKRLQSVAKGEVDLGSEEDTSEAERSQLEQEFAGLLEWLQETLSDHVKEVRLSTRLTESPACLITDGFGITPALARMLQASGQTVPAEKRILELNPNHPLIVGLREGFGSRGGDDALAETAELLYGTALLAEGGTLDEPAKFAHLLAERLARTI; this comes from the coding sequence ATGACTGAACAGGTAGAGCAGCTGGAGTTCCAGGCCGAGGCCCGCCAGTTGCTGGATCTGATGATCCACTCCGTGTACTCCAATAAGGACTCATTCCTGCGGGAGTTGATCTCGAACGCCTCCGACGCCCTGGACAAGCTTCGCCTCGAAGCCTTCCGGAACAAGGACCTCGACGTCGACACCTCCGATCTGCACATCGAGATCGACATCGACAAGGCCGCGCGGACGCTGACGATCCGCGACAACGGGATCGGGATGACCCGGGACGAGGTCGTGGGCCTGATCGGCACGCTGGCCAAATCCGGGACGGCCGAACTGCGCCAGCAACTGCGTGAGGCCCAGAACGCCGCCGCCTCCGAGGAGCTGATCGGCCAGTTCGGGATCGGCTTCTACTCGTCGTTCATGGTGGCCGACAAGGTCACGCTGCTGACTCGCAAGGCGGGCGAAAGCTCGGCGACCCGTTGGGAATCCAGCGGCGAGGGCACGTACACCGTCGCCGCGGTGGACGACGCCCCGCAGGGCACCTCGGTCACCTTGCACCTCAAGCCCGAGGATGCCGAGGACGAGCTGCACGACTACACCGCGGAATGGAAGATCCGGGCGCTGGTCAAGCAGTACTCGGACTTCATCGGCTGGCCGATCCGGATGCAGGTCGAGCGACGCAGCCCCGCCACCGAGGATGGCGGCGACGAGGTGGTCACCGTCGAGACCGAGACCGTCAACTCGATGAAAGCGCTGTGGGCGCGACCCAAAGACGAAGTGTCGCAAGAGGAGTACACGGAGTTCTACAAGCACATCGCGCACGCCTGGGACGACCCGCTGGAGGTCATCCCCATGAAGGCCGAGGGCACCTTCGAGTACCAGGCGCTGTTGTTCATTCCGTCGCACGCGCCGTTCGATCTGTTCAACCAGGACGCCCGCATCGGTGTGCAGCTCTATGTCCGGCGGGTGTTCATCATGGCCGACTGCGAGGAGTTGCTGCCGCCGTATCTGCGCTTCGTCAAGGGTGTCGTCGATGCGGCGGACATGTCGCTCAACGTTTCTCGCGAGATCCTGCAGCAGGACCGTCAGATCAAGGCGATCCGCCGACGGCTCACCAAGCGGGTGCTCTCGACGATCAAGGAGATGCAGAGCGAGCGGCCGGCGGATTACCGCACGTTTTGGGGGCAGTTCGGCCGGGTCCTCAAGGAGGGCCTGCTGTCCGACGCCGACAACAAGGACACGCTGCTGGCCGTGTCGTCGTTCGCCTCGACGAACAGCGACGAGGAAACCACCACGCTGGCCGAGTATGTCGAGCGCATGAAAGAGGGTCAGGAGCAGATCTTCTACGCCACCGGAGAATCGCGTCAGCAGCTGCTGAGTTCACCGCACCTGGAGGCGTTCAAAGCCAAAGGCTATGAGGTGCTGCTGCTTACCGACCCAGTCGACGAGGTCTGGGTGGATATGGTGCCCGAGTTCGACGGCAAACGGCTGCAGTCGGTCGCCAAGGGTGAGGTGGACCTCGGTTCTGAGGAAGACACAAGCGAGGCGGAACGGTCGCAGTTGGAGCAGGAGTTCGCCGGTCTGCTCGAGTGGCTCCAGGAGACGCTTTCTGACCATGTGAAGGAAGTGCGTTTGTCTACGCGACTGACCGAGTCGCCGGCCTGCCTGATCACCGACGGCTTCGGGATCACACCGGCGCTTGCGCGCATGCTGCAAGCCTCTGGACAGACGGTTCCTGCGGAGAAGCGCATCCTCGAACTCAACCCGAACCATCCGTTAATCGTCGGGTTGCGGGAGGGGTTTGGGTCTCGCGGAGGAGATGACGCGCTGGCCGAGACCGCCGAGTTGCTCTATGGCACAGCGCTTCTGGCTGAAGGTGGCACACTCGACGAACCGGCCAAATTCGCGCACCTGCTGGCGGAGCGGTTGGCGCGAACCATCTAG